The following proteins are co-located in the Sulfurovum sp. TSL6 genome:
- a CDS encoding SulP family inorganic anion transporter gives MFNIQNYSKQNIKNDILSGALVAVALVPEAIAFSFIAGVSPVVGLYGAFIIGLITALLGGKPGMISGATGSVAVVFVSLGLSVKSMYPELGTEALSMMVLHYILLTSIIAGLIQVAIGVLKMGKFIRLVPQPALFGFVNGLAIVIAMAQLPFLAPKNMEQYSGWMEIISESFTENYVMYVIVAITMATMHFLPKYSKAVPAGLVAIVVLTLLTYFMHIDTKVVGDMADLSNVSLPSFVMPLAELFNWASMAIILPTALIVALVGLIESLLTLSVLDEMGGERGSGNKECIALGIGNSTSGFFGGMAGCAMIGQSVINFTSGGLGRLSSFTAAVLLIILVVSFSDVIAVIPIAVLVGIMFMVSIGTFEFSSLKRIKHMPRSDAFVLVVVTIITVLEDLAVAVIAGIIISALVFAWEHAKIFSRTSTDDEGRKIYTLEGPLFFASVTSFNEQFDIENDPDAVVIDFKNARVMDSSGAEAIDSITDKYKQAGKKLTLRHLSKDCKSMLKTAGPFCTYEEDDPTYKVAANI, from the coding sequence GTGTTTAACATTCAAAACTATTCAAAACAAAACATTAAAAATGACATTCTATCGGGTGCATTGGTCGCTGTTGCCCTTGTACCTGAAGCGATTGCCTTTTCATTTATCGCAGGGGTTTCGCCGGTTGTAGGACTCTACGGTGCCTTTATTATCGGGCTTATTACAGCACTTCTTGGAGGTAAACCGGGAATGATCTCCGGTGCTACAGGGTCTGTTGCAGTGGTATTTGTAAGTCTTGGTCTTTCTGTCAAGTCTATGTATCCTGAGCTTGGTACCGAAGCATTAAGCATGATGGTACTGCACTATATCTTACTGACCTCCATTATAGCAGGACTCATACAGGTAGCGATCGGAGTGCTGAAGATGGGTAAGTTTATCCGTCTTGTGCCTCAACCTGCCCTCTTTGGTTTTGTGAATGGTCTTGCTATTGTGATAGCAATGGCACAGCTTCCTTTCTTGGCACCTAAAAATATGGAACAATACAGTGGCTGGATGGAGATCATCTCTGAGAGTTTTACAGAAAACTATGTGATGTATGTAATTGTAGCTATTACCATGGCTACGATGCATTTTTTACCCAAGTACAGTAAAGCTGTTCCTGCAGGGCTTGTAGCCATTGTAGTACTTACACTGCTAACCTATTTCATGCACATTGATACCAAAGTGGTCGGTGACATGGCAGATCTTTCAAATGTTTCTTTGCCATCGTTTGTGATGCCTCTAGCTGAACTCTTTAATTGGGCATCCATGGCAATTATTTTACCCACAGCACTTATCGTAGCGCTCGTCGGGCTTATAGAGTCATTGCTTACACTTTCTGTACTGGATGAGATGGGTGGTGAACGTGGTTCCGGGAATAAAGAGTGTATCGCCCTTGGTATCGGGAACTCCACTTCGGGATTCTTTGGCGGTATGGCAGGATGTGCGATGATCGGTCAATCTGTGATCAACTTTACTTCGGGTGGTTTGGGTCGTCTTTCCTCCTTTACCGCAGCGGTGCTGCTTATCATCCTTGTGGTGAGTTTTTCCGATGTCATAGCGGTCATTCCTATAGCAGTACTCGTAGGTATCATGTTCATGGTGAGTATCGGTACTTTTGAATTCTCTTCCCTTAAACGTATCAAACATATGCCTCGATCAGATGCATTTGTATTGGTCGTAGTAACCATCATCACGGTACTTGAAGACCTTGCAGTGGCAGTGATAGCCGGTATCATCATCTCTGCACTGGTATTTGCATGGGAACATGCAAAGATATTTTCACGTACTTCTACCGATGATGAAGGCAGAAAGATCTACACACTTGAGGGACCTCTCTTCTTCGCGTCTGTGACTTCATTTAATGAGCAGTTTGATATAGAGAATGACCCGGATGCTGTTGTCATAGACTTTAAGAATGCCAGAGTCATGGACAGTTCTGGTGCAGAAGCCATAGACAGCATTACAGATAAATATAAACAAGCCGGAAAAAAACTAACACTTAGACACCTTTCCAAAGACTGTAAAAGCATGTTAAAAACAGCAGGACCTTTCTGCACCTATGAAGAAGATGATCCTACGTATAAAGTTGCAGCCAATATATAA
- a CDS encoding NAD(P)/FAD-dependent oxidoreductase, with protein MSRYDLIVVGSGAAGMMAAITAARTGKSVLLLEKLSKIGSKLKATGGGRCNLTNTLSNEDFMARFGRDGRFMTPALETLDHKALMDFFEEIGVESHAPDGYRVFPITHSSSTIINAMEQEMHNLGVIVKCSQKVETLDHDGVKVTGVHTQTDTFQSDAVVIATGGLGYPVLGAEGDGYPIAESVGHKVTDLYPAMMPLKTKETWVGNCRADTIAKVDMHVDMKKYKKLSAKGDLIFTKGGIRGPVVLDFSREITPLLSKFDEVPILANFTKGMNEEQIRQHFKEELAKDPHRNTLELLQTLLPKSVSRELCKLAEVDPTLSLGKQVGSARDKLIKLLVWTPLTINGHDGFKMAMITRGGIHLKEIDPYTMQSKKLKRLYFCGEIMNLDGPCGGYNLQWSFASGYLAGKLR; from the coding sequence GTGTCAAGATATGATCTCATAGTAGTGGGTTCGGGAGCAGCGGGTATGATGGCTGCCATTACTGCTGCTCGTACAGGAAAGTCTGTACTTCTTTTAGAAAAACTCTCCAAGATAGGTTCAAAACTTAAAGCCACAGGTGGTGGACGCTGTAACTTGACCAATACACTTTCAAATGAAGACTTTATGGCTCGTTTTGGCCGTGACGGACGTTTTATGACGCCGGCATTGGAAACCTTAGACCATAAAGCACTTATGGATTTTTTTGAAGAGATCGGTGTAGAGAGCCATGCTCCGGATGGCTACCGGGTTTTTCCCATTACACACAGTTCGTCAACCATTATCAATGCCATGGAACAAGAGATGCATAATCTCGGTGTCATAGTAAAATGTTCTCAAAAAGTTGAAACGTTAGACCATGATGGTGTAAAAGTTACGGGGGTACATACGCAAACCGACACATTTCAAAGTGATGCCGTAGTCATCGCTACTGGAGGGTTGGGTTACCCTGTACTGGGTGCAGAGGGTGACGGATACCCTATAGCAGAGTCTGTAGGGCACAAGGTAACAGATCTCTACCCTGCTATGATGCCGCTTAAAACCAAGGAGACCTGGGTTGGTAACTGCAGGGCAGATACCATTGCAAAGGTTGATATGCACGTTGATATGAAAAAATATAAAAAACTCTCTGCCAAAGGAGATCTTATCTTCACCAAAGGCGGTATACGTGGTCCGGTGGTCTTAGATTTTTCCAGGGAGATCACCCCGCTTTTGAGTAAATTTGATGAAGTACCCATTCTCGCAAACTTTACCAAAGGCATGAATGAAGAGCAGATACGTCAACACTTTAAAGAGGAATTGGCAAAAGATCCTCACCGTAATACATTAGAATTACTACAGACTCTGCTTCCCAAGTCTGTAAGTAGGGAACTCTGTAAACTTGCCGAAGTTGACCCTACTCTCTCTTTGGGTAAGCAAGTAGGGTCAGCACGAGACAAACTCATCAAACTTCTGGTATGGACACCGCTTACGATCAACGGACATGACGGCTTTAAAATGGCTATGATCACACGCGGAGGCATACATCTCAAAGAGATAGATCCCTACACCATGCAAAGTAAGAAACTCAAGAGGCTTTACTTCTGCGGAGAGATCATGAACCTGGATGGACCTTGCGGCGGGTATAACTTGCAGTGGTCTTTTGCCAGCGGATATTTAGCAGGCAAATTAAGATAA
- a CDS encoding EF-hand domain-containing protein has protein sequence MKKLIILALLTSGAWAIDQPRFSEFDLNSDGKITKSELEEARTKRMKQRAAEGKMLKNAGETHSFSTIDTNKDGSISEKEFMFHKTIHHPQACITFG, from the coding sequence ATGAAAAAGTTAATCATTTTGGCACTGTTAACTTCGGGTGCTTGGGCAATAGATCAACCTAGGTTCTCCGAATTCGATCTTAACAGTGATGGTAAGATCACTAAAAGTGAATTGGAAGAAGCCCGTACTAAACGTATGAAGCAGAGAGCCGCAGAAGGCAAAATGCTGAAAAATGCAGGAGAAACCCATTCCTTCTCAACGATCGATACTAACAAAGATGGATCCATTAGTGAAAAAGAGTTTATGTTTCATAAAACGATACATCATCCGCAAGCTTGTATAACCTTTGGCTAA
- a CDS encoding EF-hand domain-containing protein, giving the protein MKRLIIIGLLASAAWATDFAHMSTEEMMKMRGSVPADDRPAFREEMQKRMQSMSMEERQKYMQTNGMGMGKGMMAGGKNCMKQMPMFEQYDLNNDGKITQSELEEARAKRMSNKAKEGKMLRNAAKAPAFATMDINHDGIIDKNEFRIHQKEQMKMKNKGICVGNCPRKGMGKGTGLGKNSGNAPTFADIDTNNDGTISKEEFRIHQTQRMQNKGNCPGGNCP; this is encoded by the coding sequence ATGAAAAGATTGATCATAATAGGACTGTTAGCTTCTGCGGCATGGGCTACTGATTTTGCCCATATGAGTACAGAAGAGATGATGAAGATGCGAGGAAGTGTTCCTGCAGATGATCGTCCTGCATTTCGTGAAGAGATGCAAAAACGTATGCAGAGTATGAGTATGGAAGAACGACAAAAATATATGCAGACAAATGGCATGGGCATGGGAAAAGGCATGATGGCTGGTGGAAAAAACTGTATGAAGCAGATGCCTATGTTTGAGCAGTATGATCTCAATAATGACGGAAAGATCACCCAAAGTGAATTGGAAGAAGCACGGGCAAAACGTATGAGTAATAAGGCTAAAGAGGGCAAAATGCTAAGAAATGCAGCAAAGGCTCCTGCTTTTGCCACAATGGATATCAACCATGATGGGATCATCGATAAAAATGAATTCCGTATACATCAAAAAGAGCAGATGAAAATGAAAAACAAAGGTATCTGTGTAGGTAATTGTCCTAGAAAAGGTATGGGGAAAGGTACAGGACTTGGAAAAAATTCCGGGAATGCCCCTACATTTGCAGATATTGATACTAACAATGACGGAACCATAAGTAAAGAGGAATTCCGTATACACCAAACCCAGAGAATGCAAAACAAAGGAAATTGTCCAGGAGGCAATTGCCCTTAA